CAAGATTGGGCTTGCTTATTCCGAAATAGTATAGAAAACTGCTGTCCTGACGATAAAAGTAGGTATTGTCTTCATAATTGATTCCACACTCGTCGTTACCTAAAAAAAGTAGAATTCCTGATTGAAATTGTTTTTTCAATTTCTCTCTTCTCGATATGTAAGTTTCTTTTGAGAACATAAGCTTTATATTTTATTGATTATTATTGTTGTCCCATTGTGGAGGCTCGATTTTGAGAATGTGCTTAACAAAAAAATCGCGACGCTTTCTCTCTCCGTATTTTCCGCCCATAGTGTGTCTTTCTCCCGGAAGCATCACAAACTCGAAATCCTTATCATGTTTGACGAGCTCGTTAACCACTTGCAATGTGCTTGACGGGTCAACGTTGTTGTCCAATTCACCCAAAATAAGCATCAGTTTTCCTTGCAGAAGGTGAGCATTCTCCATATTGGAAGATTCCGAGTAATGCTCGCCGATAGGGTATCCCATCCACTGTTCGTTCCACCAAATTTTATCCATTCGGTTATCGTGACATGCACACGATGAAACACCTACTTTGTAAAATTCGGGATAAAACAGAAGTGCTCCCATAGTGCTTTGTCCGCCTGCTGACATGCCGTAAATACCCATATTGTCGATATTCATCTCTGGATATTTCGCTGCAGCAGCCTTTATCCACGCAATTCGGTCGGGGAAGCCTGCATCTTTTAGGTTTTTCCAACAGACATCGTGAAAGGCTTTAGAGCGGTTTGCTGTTCCCATTCCGTCTATCATCACAAAGATAAATCCCAACTCGGCAATGGCAGAAGTATATCGATGCTCAATAGCGAACCGCTTTGGTACGTGAGAATCGTGCGGTCCGGCATAGATATATTCGATAACTGGATATTTTTTCGAAGAGTCGAAATTTGAAGGACGAACAATCATGCCCCAAATATCGGTTTTTCCGTCACGCCCTTTCGCAGAGAAAACTTCGGGTTGTTGCCATCCAACAGCCTTAACGGCAGAAATATCGGGTTGTAAATCGGGTTTGTATATGACTTTTCCTCCCTCTTCAACAGAGCGTACAACAAGGGTTGGCGGCAAATCTACCCGAGAATAGGAATCAAACATATAGGCGTAATCGTGCGAGAAAGTTACGCTATGATGTGCGTTTTCGGGTGTAAGAGCCACTATTTTGCCGTTATCAATATTAAGAGAATAATATTTTTCGAGATAGGGATCTTCATCTTTATCCATTCCGCATCCTATAAACAAGATTTGTCTCTTTTTTTCATCCACCTTCACCACCTCTTTAACGACCCATTCACCTTTAGTCAGCTGCTTTTTAACTTTTCCTGAAAGGACATTGTACAGATAAATATGTCGCCAACCGTCACGTTCTGAGATCCAAAGCATTTCGTTGGAATCTTCTAGCCAATGTTGATAAAGTGAATAGTAATAGATAAAGGTGTTACACTCCTCATTAACAACGGTACGCAGCTCTCCCGACAGATTTCCGGCATAAATTATATATTGTTGATGCCCTCGTTTGTTAAAATCGAAAGTGAAGAAATCGCTCTCTTTATTCCACCTGATATTACCTAAATAGTATTGCTGTTCAATGTTGGGAATATTGAAAAGAACAATTTCGCCTGTTTCCACCATAAAAAGTGTAGGACGTCTGACGGGCAAAGCATCACCGGGTTTCGGGTATTCATACTCTTCGGTTACAGGCTGCAATTGTGTAGTGGGCGATGATGAGATTAACAGCAACTTCCTGAATTCTACTGGACTGTATTTGCTGCATACAATTTTACGTGAATCGGGCGACCAATAGATGTTTGAGGAATAATATTCGTAAGGAGAGCCATCGTTGCTAAGCTTTTTTCTCTCACCTGTTTCAATATCTTTTACCCATAGATTTCCTTCGGAAATATAGGCTTCTTTTTTACCGTCTGGAGAGGGTACATTTACCTTTTCGTTTTCTTTGTTTATAAGTCCCCAGTAAGGTCTGGAATAATCGTTTTGCTCCTGACATTTAGTTATTTTGTAATCGGACAGAGTTATAAAGTGGTCTACATTGTCAATGGTAAAAAAGAGCGAATCCTTTTCCGGGCGTATTCGGCGTATAGGAAGATTGTTGGGGTCAACTTCTCGATTAAGAAACTCCGAAAGTGAAACGGACATGCGTTCCCGGTCGAATGCTTTTTTCTGAGTTGCTGTTATGGGGTCTATAATATAACACTCACGTCCATCGGGTGTTTGTGTCTCATAGGCAAACAGATATGCTCTTTTGCCTGCCCGTACATTCTCAGCACCATAATAATATTTTGAAGTAAACACTTCGGCATAGTTGTCAGCCAAACGGTACAGACTGTCAATCCCTTGCGCCGATAGAATAAAGGGAGAAAGCAAGAATGCTATTACAAAATAGTGTCTATGTTTCATAATTGATAAGATTATTTTAGTTAAAAACACCTAATATAAGTGATTTTGTTGGAAATGCTCCCTGTTACGAACAAGTTTTAACCGCCGATTACTGCATTAAATCCGTTATCGATAAACGTATTTAGAATTTCAAACAATCTCTCTTTACTGGGCTCGGATAAGCCTTTATCATCGTAAACTCTTCCAAGTTTTTCATATTTATTCGTTGCTATGTTATGATAGGGTAGAAGTCCCACCATATCAGGCTTTCGTTTTAGAGATTTCAGAAAATCAATTGTTGCACCAATGTTTTCATCCGTAGTGTTTACACCCTCTACCAATGGAATTCGAATATGATAATCTTTGTTGCTTTCGGCAATAAATTGAAGATTTTTAAGAATAGTTACATTGTCCACTCCAACCCATTTTCGATGTTCCTCTGCATCCATAAGTTTTAAATCGTATAAAAACAGATCGGTGTGCGGTAAAATATCTTCAATTACCGATTTGCTGGCATATCCTGATGTGTCCACAGCCCTGTGAATGCCTTCTGCTCCGCATCTTAGCAACAGTCTTTTTAGTGCTTGGGGATAAGCCAACGGTTCACCACCAGAAAAGGTGACTCCACCGTCCGAAGAGTCTATAATGGAGCTCTCTTTCAGAATAATGGATATCACTTCATCTTCCGAATATTTTCGTCCGCTCATCTCCATTGCGTTAGTGGGGCATACTGCGGCGCATTTACCACAAACAGTACACTTTGTAAAATCGGTTTGGATGCCGTCATCGGTCAATAAAAGAGCCTTTTCAGGACAGATATCCACACATGATGAGCAGCCGATACACTTTTTTTTGTTGTATAGCTTCTCGGTTTTAAACGATTGGCTTTCAGGATTGTGACACCATAGGCACGACAGCGGACACCCTTTGAAAAAAACGGTCACACGTATGCCTGGTCCGTCGTTGATAGAGTAACGCTTTATATCGAAAAGAAAAGCCATGCTTAATTTGCTTTTTACCCTCTTTTAAAACGATTCGTTTTCGGTGCGCTCAATAACTTCCTGTTTCAGGTTATCGTTCATATCGTTGAAGTAGTCGCTATAACCCGCCATTCTGACCAATAAATCTTTATATTCTTCGGGATTTTCTCGTGCAGCAATCAAAGTTGCTGTATCCACGATGTTAAACTGCACATGGTGCCCTCCCTGTGAGAAATAAGAGCGGATAAGTTTTCCCAATTTTGCCACATCTTCGTCTCGTTTTAGCAGACTTGGTAGAAAACGTAAATTGAGCAGTGTCCCTCCAGATTTTACTTGGTCTAATTTTGCAAGCGAGCGTATAACTGCCGTTGGACCGTGTGTATCGCAACCGTGCGAAGGCGATGTGCCGTCGGAAATGGCTTTACATGCCAAACGTCCGTTGGGCGATGCACCCATTACGTTGCCAAAATAGTTATGGCAAGTAGTAGATAGCATATTTAGATGATATTTACCACCCTCTTTTCCGTTGGGACGACCATCTATCAATTTGAACAGATCTTCGTAAACTCTCACGGCAATATCATCGGCGTAATCGTCGTCGTTACCAAAGAAAGGAGTGTTGTTAAGAAT
The DNA window shown above is from Bacteroidales bacterium and carries:
- a CDS encoding prolyl oligopeptidase family serine peptidase; the encoded protein is MKHRHYFVIAFLLSPFILSAQGIDSLYRLADNYAEVFTSKYYYGAENVRAGKRAYLFAYETQTPDGRECYIIDPITATQKKAFDRERMSVSLSEFLNREVDPNNLPIRRIRPEKDSLFFTIDNVDHFITLSDYKITKCQEQNDYSRPYWGLINKENEKVNVPSPDGKKEAYISEGNLWVKDIETGERKKLSNDGSPYEYYSSNIYWSPDSRKIVCSKYSPVEFRKLLLISSSPTTQLQPVTEEYEYPKPGDALPVRRPTLFMVETGEIVLFNIPNIEQQYYLGNIRWNKESDFFTFDFNKRGHQQYIIYAGNLSGELRTVVNEECNTFIYYYSLYQHWLEDSNEMLWISERDGWRHIYLYNVLSGKVKKQLTKGEWVVKEVVKVDEKKRQILFIGCGMDKDEDPYLEKYYSLNIDNGKIVALTPENAHHSVTFSHDYAYMFDSYSRVDLPPTLVVRSVEEGGKVIYKPDLQPDISAVKAVGWQQPEVFSAKGRDGKTDIWGMIVRPSNFDSSKKYPVIEYIYAGPHDSHVPKRFAIEHRYTSAIAELGFIFVMIDGMGTANRSKAFHDVCWKNLKDAGFPDRIAWIKAAAAKYPEMNIDNMGIYGMSAGGQSTMGALLFYPEFYKVGVSSCACHDNRMDKIWWNEQWMGYPIGEHYSESSNMENAHLLQGKLMLILGELDNNVDPSSTLQVVNELVKHDKDFEFVMLPGERHTMGGKYGERKRRDFFVKHILKIEPPQWDNNNNQ
- a CDS encoding glycyl-radical enzyme activating protein, translated to MAFLFDIKRYSINDGPGIRVTVFFKGCPLSCLWCHNPESQSFKTEKLYNKKKCIGCSSCVDICPEKALLLTDDGIQTDFTKCTVCGKCAAVCPTNAMEMSGRKYSEDEVISIILKESSIIDSSDGGVTFSGGEPLAYPQALKRLLLRCGAEGIHRAVDTSGYASKSVIEDILPHTDLFLYDLKLMDAEEHRKWVGVDNVTILKNLQFIAESNKDYHIRIPLVEGVNTTDENIGATIDFLKSLKRKPDMVGLLPYHNIATNKYEKLGRVYDDKGLSEPSKERLFEILNTFIDNGFNAVIGG